aaattaatatgaataatataatGTCATATTTCCACCTCCAGcaccaataataaaaaacaatatatttagaTCAAATTAAGTTCTACTTAATTCTCTGACTGCATCTTCCTCCAGCAGCAGGGTTAGCACTTCACTCGCAGcacatttcattgtacactgtgctgtgtacatttgtgcatatgacaaatcatctcatctcatctcatcttatctcatcttatctATCACTCTCCTGTTCATTCAAGCTCCTCTTTCACTTTCCACACAAGGCCACAAGTcaatcaaaatgacaaatgtgatgTGCATACAGCACCCAGTAGATGTGTGACCTGAGTTTAATGAGATCCACAAAGGGGAAGCAGTCTGATAAAAACATCCAGCAAACGCAGGTATCCACAAAGTCACAAGTGTTGATTAGTGACGTTAGTTGGTTAGTTAGTCTGCTGCATAACTGATTCACTTTGTTGTTCGAAAACCTGATGGATGATgaattaaatgtgacatatataactcttccctctgctcttcatcctctttaCCTACACCAGGATCCTGATTATATCCTATAGAAGTAGTAAAACAGTcaggagaaaagctgcacagacctgtttacctcacctgcTGGTTCTAATCAACCTTTCCTGTTTTGTCACTTATGATGTTTTATAGTTCGATTAGAAGCTGATATTCCAAGAATTGCTCATTTAATAATAAGTATACAAATGATTTCCTATCATCCTCTGTTTAATCCCATCATATACGGActaaaaatgaaggaaatttCTAAACATCTGAAGAAGTTGTTGGCTCAGGTCAAATCTCACTAATGTAGTGACTTTATGTGCTGTGATGCTGGTTTTCTTCATATCACTGTATCATCCATTGGTTTTTAGTTTAGACTTTAATGTGACAGTTCTGTTAGTTTCACTAGTCGTACTGATGAACTTCATTAAAAATCTGAACagattcaaacacagcagcacacacctTCTTCTATGTTCTTTTTAGAGCTACTGACTGAGAGCAGCACTGTTACTGGCACTTTTGAAAGTCCTCAAAGGAGATTTTCAATGTCCTATACATATTCTATGTACATATGAAATACAGAGTTCATCATTTTCAGATTCAGAGCTCATTTCACTTGttctgattaataataataataataatgtatacttcattcatccccttggggaaattcagttggacagctgccagactgagtcggcgctactacggggtttcagtgtcttgtccaaggacacctcagcaagtagccaggaggaacagggaatcaaaccactcaccctggggttcgtaggcgactgctctaccacctgagctactgccaaTATTAATCATCGAATTAACATGAGATATTGTTGGTAATGTCTTCTGTGTTCCCTTCAGCAAAGAAGAGAAACACCTCCatcctccatccatcttccatccatcatccatccTTAACTGTGCTAATAAGCTACAAATTAGACATGTAGTGGTGCTGATGACAACCTCTGCAGACATGTGTAATGTGGACACATCATCTACAGTGCAGACATCTACAGAAAAGTATGCTTTCAGGACTCTTAGGTTAATAACATCCACCGAGGGGGAAtcagactgttttatttttaacacagcaGGACACTTGAATTTAAGCTAATTAAATACTTTTAGTAGAAATAGAACATTGGTAACGTGTTACACACCACTACTGGTAAAATTACCATAtagttgtttcacactttacACATCATCAACAGTTAGAAGAGGAAATTAATCCATGGGGGAGaccggggtttgaatcctgCCTGTGGTCTTCCTCCACTAGGGGTCTTTAGGCAAAACCTCCTTATACTTATCCCTCCTTGGTCgtgtaccttgtaagtcgctttgcaTTAAAGCCTCTGATTAAGGGCTTGTTGTAAATTGTTTCtcataaaacattcatgtcCACAGTATGCTAGAGAAGCAGATAAATCAGAAGTAAGAGTTTAGGGGACATCTTGCCATTATTTTAACCAAAACCTCTTTTGCTGCTCAAGTGGTAGGCTTCACCCGGGACAGGATGTGGCCCGGGAGAAATTACAGGAACGTGGTTTCCCTAATATTATCTATTATTTCCTATTGTTAGGAATGTGCTGTTTTACCTCTAAAATCTGAATACATTGATTAATACGTTTATAAGCCGTATTGGTGAGCAGCCATTAGACGTGGTTACTTTCCCCTTTAAGGAGGAAATACACAGACCCAAACTGTTACAGATTGCCAAATGGATGAGGGAGAACGAGTACACATAAAAGGTTTTTTATTACAagagggcaggggacacagggaactaacacaaactaaaaaaaacaaggtgGTTAATGTGAGGATCCAGCGCCTGCCTGTCAGTCtggccttttattttgaaggtcccaTTTCCGGGCGGTGtggtgttcatgcagcagcttgtcATTCATTAAGCTcattgattgcacctgttgtaCACCGGAGggttttttacctgcagtgttccACTGACCTGTTGCCAGATCGTTTGTTGGATTGAGGCAAGAAACAAACTCTTGTTTTGCCTCTCATTACAGCCGTGTGTGCAGGACTTAAGGTACTCCATGCCTGTGGACTTTGTTTTATGGATTGTTGCTTTGGATTAGGGACTGAGACATTTTTTCCCAGTGTATGTTTTCGTTGTAAGCCGAAGTTTTTCGTTTGGATTATCTTTTGGATTATGTGTGGATTGCCTATTGGAGCTTCATGTTTGGACTCTTTATGTTTCAAGGATGTTGATTGCTCCAGGTATTTCTATGGACTCCTTTTGTGTTAAATCTAAGAAAAGACTGTGTTCACGGCTGAGCTGAAGGTTtcgctgttgtttttgtttgtgtttcacagtaaaCTCACTGAACTGAGTGGATTGCTttcggccttattattggtcctactaaaCTCCTGACAGTTAAAGTACAATCAAAACcctagacaaacacacaaagtaagaactgaaaacactgtggtgaCACAGGCAAAGACATGAActagaaactaacaaacaatCACGAAACAAGACAAGGCACAAACGCTAATagaacacaaactcacaaataagaaaaacaaagtagcaaacaaaaatcactgcggAAGGCAGGCTGAACGGgtacaaaacatacaaagctaatagaacaaagtaacaacgaaaaataCACTGCAGTGACGGgcaaactcacaaaaacaaactcgCAGAAGAAACcaaagtccaacaaactgaagtgCAGTCCGGCGTGATCCAAATGGCTCAGTGGCAAACGGACAAATGAGTGGAGTAGGTCCATGAATAGTGTGCAGAGTAgtgtgacacaaaacaaaaacccacagACGGGGACAAGGGTGGAATTGTAACACAAACGACTTAAATACAGACTTAACCCAACGTAAATTCAATAGAACCAAACAGACCTGGAACCTTGTTACAGGACTGTAAGAACTGAAAGAACCAAAGAAACACCAAGGTAGAACCTTTCTTTACGTTAAAGGGACTTCCTCACTGTAGTTTAAGCTCTACTCACTTATAAACTGGTTCATCATTGACTAACTAACCTTCTGAACTCTAGGGGCCCCAGGTGTTACACTTGCATTAGGTCTGATCAGGGATGGTTGTAGGATTTCATCCTCAGCGGTGCCCTCACTCCTGTATAACATCAATACTGATGTTAATCTCTGTTAGCGAGTCAATGGGGAATTCCATTATGTTTTAGCATGGAGCTAATAGGTTATTTTTCACCACATCATGGCACAATTTCATTTTGACTAAGATGGGAAACATGtcatactgtagatatttaaatgtgctgtcagATTAAATATGGTTGATTTATAAATCTTCTATTTGtatatttcagtttcagaaCTCACAACTCTTGTTTCTCATTTGGTAAACTGTTGATCTTTCTGCCAAACTGGACGCCCACATTCCTGGAGGGTTAAACACAGAATAGCAAACggtataaaaaaaattaaaaacctcTTTATCTTAAAATTAACACGTCCTGCATTTCttggttattttcatttttatttaaagagtaAAAAATATACTTTCTGGGCCTAATAGTTCCTATTGGAGCCAGTAGTGTCAGGTCTGATGCTCTGTAGTATCTATCATACTGTAGGTACAGTAAGGTTAGGAGCTATCTGATGGATATGGCAGTCAGTCAGaggaaggtaaaaaaaaaatagtaattaGTAATTAAAAGTGCATTTCAGAACAAATGTTCTAGGAACACTGTTATGTCACAGTTAACAAAGATGTTATGGCACCACTGAGTACACAGCTGTGTACACCTACACAATGAGGAGGAGTTTGTTGGAGACTATGGAGAGTTAAATAAGTCGTGGAGGGTGAAGCAGTgggataaaaacattaaagacacTCAAACTCTATTGATGGTAtttgagtgaatgaatgagacCAACACAGGTAATAAAAGCTCAGTCTAGGTGTAATCAGTTCGTACTTATCACTGCGTCTTTATGAACAGCTTACTTTGCTAATACtaaagttttaatttagagAACTATGGTGGATGATGACCTAAATTCAACATATATAACTCTTGATGGGTTTGTAGAgctgcacaaatacaaatatctttattttctggtcatatttacagtttatattcTGATAATCTGCTGTAACTGTACTATTGTTTGTCTCATAGTGATTCACAGAAACCTCCATGagcctatgtacatttttattgcagctttgttactaAACTCTGTTCTTTACAGCACTAACATCTACCCAAAGCTATTAGCTGACTTTTTGTCTGACAAACAGATCATATCATATTCAGCCTGTCTCTGTCAAGCTTTTATATATTACACTCTGGTGTTTGCTGAGTTTTTACTGTTGGCAGCTATGTCCTATGACAGATAcgtgtctatatgtaaacctctgcagtatccaaCAATGATGGGAAAGAAAACTATCACCATCCTTCTGATCTTATCTTGGCTCGTTCCTGCATGTGGGCTTTCACTGTCAGGTGCATTTAATGCTACTGTAAAACTCTGTGCCTTTACTTTGAAAG
This Anabas testudineus chromosome 21, fAnaTes1.2, whole genome shotgun sequence DNA region includes the following protein-coding sequences:
- the LOC113173306 gene encoding olfactory receptor 11A1-like; the protein is MVDDDLNSTYITLDGFVELHKYKYLYFLVIFTVYILIICCNCTIVCLIVIHRNLHEPMYIFIAALLLNSVLYSTNIYPKLLADFLSDKQIISYSACLCQAFIYYTLVFAEFLLLAAMSYDRYVSICKPLQYPTMMGKKTITILLILSWLVPACGLSLSGAFNATVKLCAFTLKGIFCNNSIYKIQCVISGAQFVYSAAVFLGIALFPTFFILFTYTRILIISYRSSKTVRRKAAQTCLPHLLVLISFSCFVTYDVVIVRLESDFPKTARLIMTLQVIVYHPLFNPIIYGLKMKEISKHIKSLLFRVQSHL